In one Arenibacter antarcticus genomic region, the following are encoded:
- a CDS encoding Gfo/Idh/MocA family oxidoreductase has translation MKKNSTSRRDFVRKSIVAAAGISIIPRHVMGGTNFIAPSDQLTKAVIGVGGMGQGHLTYEGTKLLAICDADANHLANTLKKVGSGVTGYRDFREVLQRPDIDIVHIATPPHWHGLMSIMAAEAGKDVWCEKPMTRTIGEGKKVVEAMQQHGKMFRLNTWFRFKDNFYGMGTPVKKLKKVVDSGALGWPLKVTISGVTGFNWKFYWVGKENLAPQAVPQELDYNMWLGPAPEKPYHPHRVHGTFRGYWDYDGGGLGDMGQHYIDPVQYFLGKDNTSPVKVEVDAPEQHYDAIGTWRKIVYTYADGCQIILDGENKDKDAAYIEGPNGKIYNGFKSTIPNIEGLINSMPDPEEQITVFSESVKTRQKFALNEENGHRSATVVNMGIIALRLGRTLEFDPVKQEFINDEEANRLIDQPMRSSWAY, from the coding sequence ATGAAGAAAAATTCAACAAGCCGTAGGGATTTCGTAAGAAAATCCATTGTGGCAGCTGCAGGTATCAGTATTATACCAAGACACGTTATGGGGGGGACTAACTTTATAGCTCCTAGTGACCAATTAACAAAGGCCGTAATAGGAGTTGGGGGAATGGGTCAAGGACATTTAACCTATGAAGGCACTAAATTGTTGGCTATTTGTGATGCAGATGCCAATCATTTGGCCAATACCCTAAAAAAAGTGGGAAGTGGTGTCACAGGCTATCGGGATTTCCGTGAAGTGCTACAGAGACCGGACATAGATATCGTTCATATTGCAACCCCACCACATTGGCACGGGTTAATGTCAATTATGGCCGCTGAAGCCGGAAAAGATGTATGGTGCGAGAAACCGATGACCAGAACCATAGGGGAAGGAAAGAAAGTGGTTGAGGCTATGCAGCAACACGGGAAAATGTTCCGTTTAAATACCTGGTTCCGTTTTAAAGATAATTTTTACGGAATGGGTACCCCAGTTAAAAAATTAAAGAAAGTAGTAGATAGCGGTGCCTTAGGGTGGCCGTTAAAAGTTACCATCAGTGGAGTTACCGGTTTCAATTGGAAATTCTATTGGGTAGGAAAGGAAAATTTAGCTCCACAAGCCGTACCACAAGAATTGGATTACAATATGTGGTTGGGACCTGCACCTGAGAAACCTTATCACCCACATAGGGTGCACGGTACCTTTAGAGGGTATTGGGATTATGACGGTGGTGGTTTAGGAGATATGGGCCAACATTATATAGACCCTGTTCAGTACTTCCTTGGGAAGGATAATACCAGCCCAGTAAAAGTGGAGGTTGATGCCCCAGAACAGCATTATGACGCTATTGGTACCTGGAGGAAAATTGTCTACACCTATGCAGATGGCTGTCAGATTATATTGGATGGAGAAAACAAGGATAAGGATGCGGCTTATATAGAAGGGCCAAATGGAAAGATCTATAACGGTTTTAAATCCACTATTCCCAACATTGAGGGCTTAATCAATAGTATGCCCGATCCAGAGGAACAGATTACTGTTTTCTCCGAATCGGTAAAAACAAGGCAGAAATTTGCACTAAACGAGGAAAACGGACATAGATCTGCTACCGTAGTAAATATGGGCATTATTGCACTTCGTTTAGGACGAACCCTAGAATTTGATCCTGTAAAACAGGAATTTATCAATGACGAGGAAGCCAATAGATTGATCGATCAGCCAATGAGATCCTCTTGGGCATATTAA